GTTACAAATAAATTCTCAGCAGGAGTTACATAATCACTAAGAAATTTCAGGAGCACCGGTTCAATTTGGGAGTAGCGCGGCTGATCATACCTAAGGAGAATTACAGAGAGGCTTTTAACACCGTAAGAAAATATAAGCTCACCAAAATCTTTGTCTTCTGTAATTAAGCAACCATTTCTTGAGCGAACAAACTCTGCAATTTCACGATCAGAGATTCCCGGTTTTTCATCGCGAATGGAAAACACTTCGAAGCGCTTGTCGCGAAGCAATTCAATCCAGTATTGTTCAAGGTTCTCATCAGCAATAATCATTGTGTGATGATGACCTCTTCATTGGCAACCATGTCGGCTGCGAATTCAAGAGCCGCCTGTATTTGTTCCCTCGTGAGATGAGGGTAAGCTTTCAGCAATTCGTCAATTGAATAACCACCTGCGATTTTCCTGATGATGAGTTCTACAGTAATCCGTGTTCCTTTAATTATCGGTTTCCCGAGCATCACTTCCGGATTGCGCTCTATTAGCTTGTGATTTTCCATTTCAATCGAATTAAGAATCGTAAAGTTAGAAAAGAATTGTTCGGCGAACTGGCTCTTGCACCCACACGGCACAAAAGGCTCGGGCAAGATAGAGAGCAATCAACTCTAGCGAAAATCATTTTAATTTTGAAAATATGAAAACTGATGTCATCAATATTGATTCAGAAATCCTCGGAGGCACACCTGTATTTAAGGGAACACGCGTTTCAAATGAAAGTTTATTTGATAATCTTGAAGCAGGAATGTCCGCTGGAAGAATTCCCGGATGATTTTCCAAAAGTAACAAAAGACCAAGCATTGGCTGTGCTCGACATCGCAAGCAAAATAGTTTCATCTGCGAAAGCAAAAGAATGGTATGAAGCCTTTGCTTGATGAGAATCTTCATAAAAGAATAAAGCAACTCCTGAACGAACATGATGTTTACACGGGTGCAGGAAAAAGGCTGGGCGGGAATTGCAATTTTTCTAATCGTATATTTCTTCCTGCATGCAACCTAACTTCATCAGAAAACTCAAAACGCTACTATTCATTTGCCTTGGTACAGGTTTCGCGGGTGTGATCTATCAACTCATCGGCGAACAGCGCCTCGATTTTAATAGTGTATTGTTGGGATTCCCATTAGGTCTGGTCTTTGGCTTTCTGGAATTATTTCTGTTCCCGAAGGCTGAAAAAAGGTTTCGGCAATGGTCCTTTACAAAGATGCTTGTATATAAAGCCATGCTTTATACTGCTGTCATTTTTTTTGTGACGGTTTCCATGGCGATTATAGCAGGTTTATCTGAGGGCCGTAAAATGAGTGAACTCCCAATCTTTCTGAAGTCTATGAGCCTGTTGGTATTAGTCCTTTATGCCCTTGTGGTTTACAGCTTCCTTGTATTCTTTCTGCAGATCAATCATTTGCTTGGAGAAGGTGTTTTATGGAAATTCATCCGTGGCAAATACCATCAACCCCGTGAGGAAGAAAGGATCTTCATGTTCCTTGATATGAAATCATCTACAACGATTGCAGAGCAACTGGGGCATGTCCGTTTCTACACATTGCTAAATGAGATCTTCCACGAGATATCACAACCGGTACTTCAAACTAAAGCTGAGATTTATCAATATATAGGAGATGAAGTGGTTCTTACATGGGAGGTGGAACATGGCCTGGAGAACTCGAATTGCCTGAGAGCTTTTTTCATGTTCAGGGAACGCCTTCTCAGAAATAGCGGGAATTACCTCAAAAATTTTGGAGTAAAGCCGGAGTTTAAAGCCGGATTGCATTTTGGAAAAGTTATAAGTGCCCAAATTGGTGACTTGAAACGGGAGATTGTATATAATGGCGATGTGCTTAATACAACTGCAAGAATTCAAAATGAATGCAATAAATATCAGCGTGACTTTCTCGTTTCCGGCATTCTCATGAACCGGATCAAAGAAATGAATGGTTTTCAATGGGAAAGAATAGATGCCGTAACACTTCGCGGCAAAGAAACAGAAGTAGAGCTTTTCAGCGTGATGGAGGCGGTTCGCCCGATGCTGGGTGAAATAGGTTAGATAGGAATTCACGTAAGCTTGGTTTTGCAAATTACCGCATGCACTGCACCCAACTATGAATTGAATTCGCGCAGTTTCTATGACTCAAACAAGTGTCGCCGACCAACAACCCAAGCGCAAGCAATTTGTCATTCATTAATGACTACAAATCAGACAAAAAAATTGAAATGCCTTCCGTTTTTTCTTCAAGAAATTTTCAATGTTGTGATTAGCGACTTATACTCACTTCTTCATGTTAGACGTTAGGGACATTAAGGGCGGGAGGGACTGAAGGAAATCATCCCTGAAATAACATAATACCTTTGCAAAAACTCCGTGAAGTGGTGATGATGAAACAGGTTCTGAAAAGAAGAGAATTCCTTCTCCTTGCTGCGGCTGCAGGCTCGCTCCTTCTTCCTTTCAGTTTTCCTGTTTATAGTAATGCGGCTGCACCGAGTGATCGCATTCTGAAATACATCAGGGATTCAATCGGCAAAACATTGCGACCGCATTCTGACGTTGACCCTTTAGGAAAAAGTATTCCGCTTCCGTATGACTTCAACGTACCATGCATCAGCATTCATTTTCAAAACCTGTTTTACTACGATACCTATTTTCTGAATCGCGGGTTGATTGCGCTCGGTGACATTCGCCAGGCAGAAAACAATGTGAACGATGTACTCTTCCTCGTGGAGAGCCTTGGGTTCATGCCAAACAGCAATCGTCTCGATATGACCAATCGCTCACAGCCGCCTTATCTGTGTATGATGGTTAAAGACGTTTATGCGGCTACAGGAAATAAGGAGTGGCTGAAAACGGCTTACCCGCTCATCAGCAAGGAGTATGAATTCTGGAACACAAAAAGGAGTACGACGTACGGATTATCTCGCCATCATCACGATGCGACACCGGAGTATCTCGCCAATTTTTATGAGCATCTGAAAAAAGTCCGGTTGCCACTCAATGCAACTACTGATGAAGAAAAAATTTCCATTGCCGGTCACCGGCTGGCAGAGGCCGAAGCAGGTTATGATTTTACTCCGCGGTTCGACGGCCGCTGTTCTGATTTTATACCGGTCGATCTCAACAGTAACCTCTATCTCTATGAAGTCACAATGGCCGATTTTGCCCGAATACTGGAAAACGGGGAAAGTAAATTATGGGTTGCCCGGGCGACGGAAAGAAAGAAACGGATCGATGATCTCTTGTGGAATGAAACCCGGGGGCTGTATCTTGATTACGATATGGAAAATAAACGGTCTTCGAATGTCACTTCGGTTGCAACATTTCAACCATTATGGGTCGGATGCGCTTCCATTGATCAGGCGAACAGCGTGAAAGAAAATTTAAAACTCTATGAATACGCTCACGGTGTGGTGCCTTGCGAAGCAGGCACGCATGATTTCACCTATCAGTGGGATTATCCGAATGCCTGGCCTCCTCATGCATTAATCATATCCGAGGCACTTTCTAAGTATAACTATGAAGATGATGCTGACCGCATTCGTTCGAAATATGTGAACACTGTTTATGCTGTGTATAAATCAACCGGCACTTTGTGGGAAAAGTATAATGCCGTGGAAGGAAATCTAAAAGTCAATGAAGAGTATAAAACGCCTCCTATGATCGGATGGACTGCCGGAATTTATGCGCATATGAGAATTGTAAAGAACACCCGGTTGCAATAGGTGGTAATGTAGTTACTAACTTTAGCAACGAACTCACCAACCAAATAGACTTGAGTTCTTAAGTAAGTCAATTGTATAATATTTACATAAGACAATGAATTATGCAGTCTGCAATCATTCATGCAAGAGCATGTTAGCCACAAACCTATGGCAGCAATGCGAAATTTAAATGCTAAGCAATCACGAACACCATTAAAAACAATACGAAAAGAGAAAACTAACTGTAAAAATATTGACATTCATACCATGACAGGTTACAAAACTTATTGCTAGTGGTAGTAAAAGAAGTGTATCGTGGTGTTCAGCATATTGCTTACAGCACAAGCATTACAAACCTTGATAAGATTATTTCCGATTTTGGGAGTGAAGGCTTTTCTATTATACGCCGCTTCGATACGCCAATAGCAAAAATTGTGTTTTTTAATACACGAAAAAAGATTGGTTTTTACGGAAATAATGGGCATTAACGAAGAAGGTGAAAAGGCTGTGCAGAAAATGAAAAGCGGAAGCGCATAACTATTATGAGTTTAACTGTCGATGAATATGGAATGTATTCAAAATAAATAAAGAAAATATAGCTGAGAGCGCCTCAAGAGAACAATTAATTTTATAATGAAATATAAATTAAACACAAAGGCAGACACACATTATTTAGACTAGCATTCAATAAAGAAGCATAAGCGCACAAAAAGAGTACTTGCAAAATGTCGGCAGACGGTATGCGGCTCTAAAGCAATTTTCAATCAAGCTTTATATCTTTAAGCAGGGTGATGGTAGTTCTATTGCGCCACGTTGTACCACTAAACGTTGTACGCAATTTAAAAAAGAGCTTTGGATAAGCTGGTGTAATAAACGGTATTCACAAAGTTAAAGACATGCGTATATTCTGCCATTTATGGAAATTATACGCTGCAAACTTGGTCCGTGTTGCGTAAAATAGATGTTAGCGGTCATTGTAAAAAGGCAGTAACAAATCATAGACAACAATAAAAAAAAGAACTGTATGAAAAAATTAATTTCATTTATGCACATATCGCTTGACGGTTTTGTAGCAGGGCCAAACGGAGAAATGAACTGGATTAAAGTTGATGAAGAAATTTTTGATCATGTCGGTAAGCGGATAGGAGAAACCGACACTGCATTATATGGACGGGTAACTTATGAGATGATGGAAAGTTACTGGCCTGCCGCAGGAGACGAGCCGAATGCGAGCAAGCACGACATTGATCATTCAAAGTGGTATAACAAAGCTCGCAAAATTGTTTTATCCAAAACAATGAAAGACGCGGATTTGCCTAACACAACAATTATCAGCGACAATCTTTCGGACAGAATAAATGAAATAAAACGACAGGCAG
This DNA window, taken from Chitinophagales bacterium, encodes the following:
- a CDS encoding DUF5615 family PIN-like protein is translated as MIIADENLEQYWIELLRDKRFEVFSIRDEKPGISDREIAEFVRSRNGCLITEDKDFGELIFSYGVKSLSVILLRYDQPRYSQIEPVLLKFLSDYVTPAENLFVTVTPGRVRVRSI
- a CDS encoding DUF433 domain-containing protein gives rise to the protein MENHKLIERNPEVMLGKPIIKGTRITVELIIRKIAGGYSIDELLKAYPHLTREQIQAALEFAADMVANEEVIITQ
- a CDS encoding adenylate/guanylate cyclase domain-containing protein, whose protein sequence is MQPNFIRKLKTLLFICLGTGFAGVIYQLIGEQRLDFNSVLLGFPLGLVFGFLELFLFPKAEKRFRQWSFTKMLVYKAMLYTAVIFFVTVSMAIIAGLSEGRKMSELPIFLKSMSLLVLVLYALVVYSFLVFFLQINHLLGEGVLWKFIRGKYHQPREEERIFMFLDMKSSTTIAEQLGHVRFYTLLNEIFHEISQPVLQTKAEIYQYIGDEVVLTWEVEHGLENSNCLRAFFMFRERLLRNSGNYLKNFGVKPEFKAGLHFGKVISAQIGDLKREIVYNGDVLNTTARIQNECNKYQRDFLVSGILMNRIKEMNGFQWERIDAVTLRGKETEVELFSVMEAVRPMLGEIG
- a CDS encoding alpha,alpha-trehalase, whose translation is MQKLREVVMMKQVLKRREFLLLAAAAGSLLLPFSFPVYSNAAAPSDRILKYIRDSIGKTLRPHSDVDPLGKSIPLPYDFNVPCISIHFQNLFYYDTYFLNRGLIALGDIRQAENNVNDVLFLVESLGFMPNSNRLDMTNRSQPPYLCMMVKDVYAATGNKEWLKTAYPLISKEYEFWNTKRSTTYGLSRHHHDATPEYLANFYEHLKKVRLPLNATTDEEKISIAGHRLAEAEAGYDFTPRFDGRCSDFIPVDLNSNLYLYEVTMADFARILENGESKLWVARATERKKRIDDLLWNETRGLYLDYDMENKRSSNVTSVATFQPLWVGCASIDQANSVKENLKLYEYAHGVVPCEAGTHDFTYQWDYPNAWPPHALIISEALSKYNYEDDADRIRSKYVNTVYAVYKSTGTLWEKYNAVEGNLKVNEEYKTPPMIGWTAGIYAHMRIVKNTRLQ
- a CDS encoding dihydrofolate reductase family protein, which gives rise to MKKLISFMHISLDGFVAGPNGEMNWIKVDEEIFDHVGKRIGETDTALYGRVTYEMMESYWPAAGDEPNASKHDIDHSKWYNKARKIVLSKTMKDADLPNTTIISDNLSDRINEIKRQAGSEILFFGSPTATHSLIQLNLIDGYWLFVNPIILGRGIRLFVDIKDKIKLKLLTTRRFTCGVTELNYIVDRQ